The Acanthopagrus latus isolate v.2019 chromosome 1, fAcaLat1.1, whole genome shotgun sequence genomic interval GAGAGTAGCGCGAGCTCCCCCCtcagagcccccccccccccccccccccccctctctctctctctctctctctgtctctctccccagcAGGCTCCTGATTGGCAGATGGCTGCACCACAGTGCGGCTGCATGTGGTCGAGAGAGctaagaacagagagagagagagacagagagagagagagagagagagagagagacagagagagacagagagagagagagagagagagagagagagagagagagagagagagagagagagagagagacagagagagagagagagagagagagagagagagagagaggtacaggtagagagacacctgcagatacagagagagagagagagagagagagacagagagagacagagagagagagacagagagagacagagagagagagagagaggtacaggtagagagacacctgcagatacagagagagacagagagagagagagagagagagagagagagagagagaggtacaggtagagagacacctgcagatacagagagagagagctggtgcCTGTATGATGACGTCACTGTAATTAAAGGGTCACTTCACCCAAATCAGTGAACTCGGGCCAGTTCTGATACCCAGGTGTGAAACTCTGGTGTGACAGGCGGATTATTTAACGGGatgaggtcacttcctgttggcaggtgacatcatcacctgCAGCATCgttaatgaaaacactgattattcTTGTTTGTGAAGTGAATGCAACTTTAAAGTTCTAATGAATGTCACATGGTTCAGGTGTGTGAACAGAACACGGGTCCTGAACGCCTCGTCAGAAGCCCCGCCTTCATcgtctgtgactttgtgacttCATGAAGGTTTCACCTGTATCGGACCTTTTCACAATAAGAGTTTCATGGACTCACATGTCAGGAGAAGAactgaattaaattaattgtaGTTATTGACAACACATAgaacaaatatatatactgATGAAAAGTTCTGATACTGAATATGATGCTGACAGGaaacattaataatgtaatgttGATTATTCACGTGAGAGATAAACATTAAATCTACTTTACTTTTATGAAATAATACGatgattattatattatgtttaaatctaaataaagattttgtttacatttgacagtttttgttagtattttatattataaacaactttttcatgtaatttaaggtgaaatatttgatttattattgttcttgttgcttgtttttatcATCGTGTTgttgctggtgtgtgtgagcctcTCAGCATGTGTTGGACCGGTACCAGCCTGCAGCACCGGCTCTGTTGACTCCTCTGTGCGGTTCGCAGCGCGgtgtcgccccctgctggttcTGCCGGGTCGGTGCAGGAGCAGCGacacaaaacaagcagcagaaacagaaacagaaccacCACGCGAGAGAGTCCGCGGTTCTGATCCGTTTGAGTGAATGTGATGTGCTCGTGTCGTCGTGCTGAATATGTGACGTCACGAATCGTCATCAGTCATAAATCCTGTTGTTTacgctgctttgtttttgataCTCATGACTTCCGATGACGTCAGACGCGCCGCTGCCGTCCTGTCTCTGATCACAGCTGTGTTGATGACGTGGAACGTTATCGATCATCTGATTGTGcgttgatttttatttttactttattagttTGAGTCGGCGGAAGGATCCGCGGCCGCAGCGCGCCGCcgccgcagcagcagcggccGCAGCGCCGGTCCGACGGTGCGTAAAAAGCCTTCCGCCGCGCTGGTTAGACCCTCCGCTCCGGACCTCGGTACCGCCCTCACAGGATCCACTTGAGGTATCAAACACCGTGCAAAGCCGTGAGCAGATCCCGCAGGAGAAGTCCGCCGTGTGTTCCGGCCCGCCGTGAGTGTTTACACAGACCGCAGACCGACAGCGCCGCTGCCTGAGCGGCGGCCGCGGACCGAACTGCAGCTCAGAACCTCCAGCGCCTGCTGACATTTTCTGCCCCGACACAAGCAGCTGACAGACGGCCAGGTGAGCGCGGAGATGCCGGGGATGATGGACAAAGGTTCGGAGTATTTAGGGAAAGGTCGGTCCAACGGAACCAAGAGTCCGTCCAACGCGTCTAACGGACATTTCTCTGACGAGAGCGGCAGCGACGACGAGCACGGTGAGTATAGCCTCGAACAGCCTCGAACagctccgtgtgtgtgcgcgcgcgcgcttCAGAACCAGGAAAACCTTCGAACCTAACGcgtcctgtgtgtctgcatgcggATGTTTTCCAGATGTGGGGATGCGGGTCGGAGCCGATTACCAGGCCAACATCCCGGAGTTCGAGCCCGGTGAGATGTTTTGCTGCTTGTACCGGAGTGACGGACGGTGGTAGCCTCGGTACACGGAGCCCGTTCAGTGACGGACCGGAGCCTCTGACAGCTCCGACCGACACCGGACTGAACGGATCTGCACGACCCGAGTCCAGAACAACTCTAATGTGATAGTGTTTGAAACAGAGGGAGGCTGCTGGACCGGACCGAGGATCCTGGACCGAGGCTACCCCCCCTCACTGACAACCTGTGACAGTCATTAATGTTTGTTGACAGTTAGAATATCACAGCTGtgagcattattattattattattattattattattattattattattattattaaactgtaaattaacttatttaatcacacacagaaagtgaaatattataagtttttgtttgttttgatgatttcagatcaaaatattcaatattACATTATAAAAGGGATCAACAGGATTTATGATGCAGAAATGTAATCAAGTACAGTGACAGTACAGAACAGAGGTTCTGACCCGGACACCAGGACCAGCTGGTGGTGTTACTGTACTGGACAGTCGGGCCAGCTGGTTCCGACCTGATGAGCCGTCAGGAGGAAGACGAGCTGAGGGAGAGTCAGATTATAAATGttctgcaaaacaaagaaatgtttcacttaaagtcacaaatgtgaaatatatcaGAGTTTCACTTCAGATCACCAGAGATGATGTCACAGGTTCATTAAACTCTTTgacttcattatttattattattattaataataataataataataataatgataacaataatctGCTGCTTCAACAAACAGCTCATAAACAtctgttcatttcttttataAAAGATTGTAAACATCAAGTCTTTCTCCTGTTATTGAATTATGTACAGTGTAGGATGGAGTATTAGGGCCGTActaagagggaaaaaaataaaagaaactacCAGAATTAAATTGTAATAACACAAGGAAAAAAGTcgttttaatgagaaaaaagcTCCGATAGAGTTATCAAGTTCTGACGTGAGCAGTTCTTTGTTCGGAACAGACACAGTCGTTTGCACAATCGTTTCAAAGTCCTGATACTGATGATAATTTGATGCTGATGTGCCAGAAGATTAAATATTTCCATATTTGTGAAACTGATACCAAAGTAAAACTTCACAAGATGCTCAACATTCCTCATTTTAACGCAGAGAAGACTGCACGTTCTTGTAAGAGTTCTCATGAAATGACTACTTTGTtctcttaatttaaaaaataataataattttttttttttggccctaATACTCTGTCGTAACAGTGAcattgttgttcttcttctttttatcattattattattattattattattattatcattatccaATTAATAACTGAATCGTTTACATCTGAAGCTTTATTTGTCTGTAGTTTCAATCTATGATTGCtaactgtgaagaaaaaaaggagaaagaagatCACAATAAttgacatttaacacattttctccacaCTTGGATAACTTTCTCAGTGATTATTGATGATTACAGATGATTATTGATGATTATAGCTGATTATTGATGATTATAGCTGATGATAGAAATGACTGAGGGTTAATAAACGTTTGCtgacctgcagacacagaaacagtttcAGCAGCAACTTCACTTGAGTTTCCTGTcggctgaaaaaataaaataaaatcatgtttacagtcatttttagacattttgaggGAATTATTGTGGTGGTTTTCAAAAAACGGTTGCCAGTTGGTGAAAACCAGGTGAAGTTGTGTTCTCGCGtcgtgtttctgtttgtttgtcttcagaaCAAACGAGTTCTCACTGCGTCAGTTTCACGAcaccacacagaaacacacaatgtgGAGGTTTGTTGTGACGAGGTGACATCATCACCGTCACTCTGACACtggtggttttattttgttttaagagAAAGATTATTTACTTCTCAGTGACGTTCACTGTTTCTGTGCTCTGATGTCATCTTAGACTTTAAAGCTCATCGTTAAAATCTCCTGCAGCCAGAAACACTGGATCCTACGTATCCCATGATGCAACTTTCATTAGacgtgatgacatcatcaagatGATTTTTAAGACTGTTTTTTAAGGGGACTTAACTTTGTGTGTAAAACTGACGTCTCTTCACATTCAGGCTCCACGAAGTACTCGGACAAAGACAGCGGAGGGATGCTGGTCTGGTCTCCGTATCACGCCATCGTCGACTCCAAACGTGagtccacttcctgtcctccatACGCTGCTGCCGTCCTCTGTCAGGTCCTCAGACCGTCTGAACTGTGTGTGCTTCCTCCACAGTGGACGAATACATCGCTATAGCCAAAGAGAAACATGGATACAACGTGGAGCAGGTGGGTCTCAAACACTCCAGGGACGTCCAGTGGCATCGCTGAGGAGACGACACGGGCCACCCATTAACACATGGTCCAGTTTTAAAGCTAATACGCCAACATTAGCTTCTCCTACAGGCTAACAACAGTGTACATTTAGGCTTCATGTGGACAATTTGGAGCATATACATGGTGtaaacagtatgtgtgtgtgtgtgtgtgtgtctccaggcaCTCGGCATGCTCTTctggcacaaacacaacatcgaGAAGTCTCTGGCTGACCTGCCGAACTTCACCCCGTTCCCAGACGAGTGGACGGTGGAGGACAAGGTTCTGTTCGAACAGGCGTTCAGCTTCCACGGCAAGAGCTTCCACCGCATCCAGCAGATGGTACCGTAACCTCCTCTGCACACAGATCAGCACCAGAACCTCAGCTCATCACATAGATGTCGCAACACTTGTTGGTGGTAAATGTTGAATTGTGTCGTTTCAGTTACCGGACAAATCGATCTCCAGTCTGGTGAAGTACTACTACTCGTGGAAGAAGACTCGCTCCAGAACCAGTCTGATGGACCGACAGGCTCGTAAACTGGCCAACCGGAGCAACCAGGATGACAGGTAGGACTGGAGTAGTCGCAGTAACGGTACTTGTACTGCCTCGTCACTGCCACTCAGCTGCCCAGtccacatgttgttgttgttgttgttgttgtgatgacGTGCGACAATTGAATTTCGGCTTCGTGTTGTCGCCATAGtgatgaggagatggaggaggccAACCCCATCGAGGCCAACGACAGTGACTATGACCCCAACAAGGAAGCCAAGAAAGAGGTACGTGGACCGAGCGCACTACAGACTTCCACCAACCGAGCCGGCTAACTGGAACATTTTATCGTGCGGCTCAAACTCTGACAGTGAAACGTGAGTCgtgtctctgtggtttgtgAGGCTTAAAAGCAAATTGTTCCCATTTCACagacgcttctttcacaatgttagctcATGGGAGAAAGTCACTTTTGGGCCGCAGGTGACGTCAGGTAGTAACACAATTTTTGACCACTCGGAGAACTGGCTTCAAAGCCCGGCGCTGTTCCTGAGGGCCTGATGTGGACACAACACAGCAACTCCTGAGGCCTCATGATAGGAAGTGAATGTGACTCCTTCAGATTAAAGAAgagttattttttaatgttgaaaGACTATCAAGTGAAACCAAATCAACACTGATGAGAAGTCTCAGCTTGGAAGTCATACTCCAaaccagcaggaggcagcatgACCCAGGACTAACTGCTGCATTCTGTCGCTGCTAtcggttagctcagttagccgtgcagctagtgggCTGGACTGGGAAGAGCAGATatgaagaacacagaacattttaacTACTGAACTAATTATTCACTGATGCACTTATGTGTGTTTGACTAATCAGATGATCTGTTAAAGCTTGTTGTCAGTTTTAAGTCCGCAGTAAATTGTCCCCCTCCTGCAGAACCAGGTGGAGCCAGTGGTGCCGGGCTCAAAGGTGGCATTGGGTCGGCGCGAGCACCAGACCCTGCAGCATCGACACCACCAGCGCTCTCGCTGCCGACCCCCCAAAGGCATGTACCTGACACAGGAGGACGTGGTGGCCGTGTCCTGCAGCGCCTCCGCCGCCAACACCCTCCTCCGTCAGCTGGACATGGAGCTGGTGTCCCTCAAGAGACAGGTAGGCGGCACtacaacctcctcctccaggtcttGGATCTGAGTTCTTTTTAAAACCAGCTGTCTCAGGTGCGTCATGTCCATCAGAACACAGCCACATCACCCAGTGTCTGAGCGaccagctgtgatgtgatgtcacttcctgctctctATGAAACAAAcctgtccatcactgagacaaacaaactccacgtttctactcaaagacaggaagaagttcatgtagaacatttgcagaattttcaagaaggtccaaataatgcagagtctgtcagaggcagagtttcacagagtttgtaaagtttgttttaactcaacaactcttaaaatcgccacatttgttaagggagtctggtgatgttgttcTTATGAGGGGAACTTCTTCAGAGGACTGAATCAGTTTTGTCAACCGCTGTTTGGCATCTTGAATAATTACAATGAAGACCCATTCAGTGTAGTGCACAGTAGCTAGGCCTAGCATTAGCATAGCATCAGAGCTCACCAGGAAACATGAAGTGACTGTTAATCAGCTGCTTGTTCACTCATTAATGTCTCTCCTGGGCAATGGTCAGGCGATCCGTATGATCACAGGTGAAAAACCCCAGGTGTTGCTCTGAGTCGTCCTGCCTGGTGCCGGTCCATATGCCTGCTCTACCCGGGCTGAGACACTGCAGTGTCTCACAGCGTTTCTGTCTCGTTCTCCAGGTCCAGAACGCCAAACAGATGAACAGTGGACTGAAACACATGTTGGAGACCGGGATTGAGGAGTTCAGGCTGCCCGAGGTGTGAGCACAGTCCACATGTCGAACATCATTTTGTCGGGTTCCACAGCtcagaactgtgtttttaagCTAACTCAGATGAGCTAACGTATTGTAAGAATCCCTAGAGGGGGACACGAACCTCACATCTTCTTCCTGTCATGTTCTTCCTGCAGTGTAACCAGAAGGTGAATGCCCGCTGGACCACAGACGAGCAGCTGCTGGCGGTTCAAGGTGAGCTGCATCAGTGTTTGTGGAGCcggcaggtgagcaggtgacaggtgacaggtgtgGAAGGATctcacacagtgtcagctgGGTTTGTGgtacattaaaggagcagttcaaccAAACAGTAGATTCATCATCTCAGCTCAGCCTAATAAAGGGAATAAGTTTGTTCAGATCAGTTTGGTATTTTGGGCttctggatcagaaccacaTACAGATGTCTACTTGTCCACTTGTACTTTTgcaaaagagacagacagtacAGAGAACACTGGGACTTCCCACAGTCCTTAAACTCCTCTCCATCATCAGATCaccacagcagctttactccttCTGTCTTGGTTGTAGTTTGAGACTCGACTGATAAACCATCTGCGATGTTTCTTCAGGTGTCAGGAAATACGGGAAAGACTTCCAGGCTATTGCTGACGTCATCGGCAACAAGACGGTGGGCCAGGTAAAGAACTTCTTTGTGAACTACCGGCGGCGGTTCAACCTGGACGAGGTGCTGCAGGAGTGGGAGGCCGAACAGGGAACGCGAGCTCCCAACGGAGACAGCTCCACTtctggagaggaggggaagaacaGTTCCACCACTCCATCAGGGAAGAGCACCGACGAAGAGGACGAAGAGGTGAGACGGAGGACTGATGTCCTTCCTTCCACACAGATGCTGAACCGCTACCTACACGCCTAACTGAGCTGTGCAGTTAGCATCActtagcggttactctggtgatatgcctccacctgttcttacatactgcacattCAAGTGACAGAAGGTTTATATctttaatatcaatattttatatCAGCAGACTGTTTAAGTGTGACTTGTAATTGTGGCTCCgccccctctcctctctacaGGGTCAGGTGACCTCCTCAGGTGCATCTCCTGCCACCTCCTGTTCTTCTTCAGCACAGATCCCGGTGACgtccagcacctcctcctcttcctcctccctccaccagccccctcccctcctgcgGCCCTCCCTCCCGGCCACGCCCTCTCTGCACCGTCAGCCGCCGCCCCTCCAACAACAGGCTCGCTTCCTGCAGCCCCGCCCCACCCTGCAGCAGCCTCCGCCTCTCATTCGCCCCTCCAACCCGCTACCCCCCCGCCTCAACCCCCGCCCTCCAGCTCCCATGACCCTTTGCGGCAACCCCGGAGGCTCAGGTCCAAGCTCCGCCCAGCAGCCCCCTGGCCTGGCTGcccaccaatcagagacagcCTCGTCGTCCTCCCTTCACTAACAGACGGCGACTTCCTGTtgaagagacagcagagatgttTAGTGCAAGGCTGTATTCAGGTCCTGTGGGAAAtctgagtgttttctttcttcaaacCAACCATCGTGATTTTCACTcgccagcttcttcttctctcatttcaCCAGAACATTACGGTGACACATCGACACGAGACAAGTCGGAGTTTTTATCATTTGATGAACAGTGTTTTagtttcagcatttgtttttgtggtcACCAGGTTTTAAAGacctttgtttcctcttttcgGTCATTATCTAATCCTCACCGGACACATGGCGTCCCACAGGGCTCCGCCCCCGGCTCCGTGTTCTTATCAGCAGTTTGCCTCCACACGGACAGAAAAAGATACtaaagctgcatgtttttatttttgatcttCAGCTAAGTGAAACTAAATGACTCAAATCAGTGAGactaaacattttgtttgttgtcattgtctGCTGAGT includes:
- the rcor3 gene encoding REST corepressor 3, giving the protein MPGMMDKGSEYLGKGRSNGTKSPSNASNGHFSDESGSDDEHDVGMRVGADYQANIPEFEPGSTKYSDKDSGGMLVWSPYHAIVDSKLDEYIAIAKEKHGYNVEQALGMLFWHKHNIEKSLADLPNFTPFPDEWTVEDKVLFEQAFSFHGKSFHRIQQMLPDKSISSLVKYYYSWKKTRSRTSLMDRQARKLANRSNQDDSDEEMEEANPIEANDSDYDPNKEAKKENQVEPVVPGSKVALGRREHQTLQHRHHQRSRCRPPKGMYLTQEDVVAVSCSASAANTLLRQLDMELVSLKRQVQNAKQMNSGLKHMLETGIEEFRLPECNQKVNARWTTDEQLLAVQGVRKYGKDFQAIADVIGNKTVGQVKNFFVNYRRRFNLDEVLQEWEAEQGTRAPNGDSSTSGEEGKNSSTTPSGKSTDEEDEEGQVTSSGASPATSCSSSAQIPVTSSTSSSSSSLHQPPPLLRPSLPATPSLHRQPPPLQQQARFLQPRPTLQQPPPLIRPSNPLPPRLNPRPPAPMTLCGNPGGSGPSSAQQPPGLAAHQSETASSSSLH